aaaggcttagtgcatactctaaatgcattcgagagaccagcgacagtggtatagttaggatttccttagttttgttttacttgaggacaagtaaaattcaggtttgggggtatttgatgagtgccaaataatgtatatatttatccctttttgttggcattttaactcatcttttgtgcattaattctacattttatcccatattctgtattttcattgttttcaagaataaatatttttcttacttaattttgcatttttaggtaataaataaagtctggatgaattgcggagcggaatagagcagaaaagtagtgaaaagccgggaggaattacgcaaggaagccgcaaagaatggagcgcacgtccaaaaagctggaagtgggctcaagaagaagaaagttgttcttaaagaagaagtgggctcaaggttttccaagcccaaaacccttacccaaacccattttctataaccaaaaccgcctccatcttcagtcgtcggattggatccatctcatcatccgatggtcgctccttcatcgcgcatcaaaatctgaagctcctgcaaaacaccatagtgcctaaattccaagccttcagattagatcatatttagatcctacggtcgcttctctgcctgttcatcaaatatcgatacttccggttaacactacaacacctaacctcgatcttcgccgttgattttgttgtatcaaagcatccgacggtcgctaccagcctcttcaggggtagccatccgattcacctaccagcttcgcatccagtgactcagattcgccaacatcgaaatttgatatcccgcctcacacactagcaacctatacctatactatcgacccattcttctcctctttctttcttcttcttcccctctcctgcaacagtgacccttcccccaaatcactccaccatcctttccccaaatcattcaaccatcaccataacctccaccatcacccgacagaacaaacccccaaacaatccccctaaacctagctgttttatcctctctcaccaactgtcctaggtgaggttgataaaacatctcgatttagggaaattaatgatagcagaagattcaggagggagcataaggacgattcaaagcatgggtgctcgatttcaaggctcaattttcaacaaattaggtaaccctaatttctgatttttggggaaaagggggaagaaccctaattttaatctgtgggtataaatatgtactgttgggttGTGTTATAGACTATCTcggggctagccagtgaacaatttattgaatcaattctcatttttttcaatttctgtcTTAGCAACAGTTGATAGTGTGTATGTGTGTATCCTGTTTATCTGTTGCATTTGAATTCAGTTTGTTGTATGAATGCTTTAGTTAtactcatggttagcatgagctaaacagcatcaggccaaggctcagctgaagccttgtgcactgtcaagtgactagaagctaggatagttacttccatgctctgttttgcttgagcaaatgggagataccaatgcacatagtgcctgtgattggctgtgctgtcaaaagacagccaatgctaggggcagactattgagcaatttagtattcttctatttctagatgtatgcataggatcaaactcaacctagaaacatgtcatttgattaggacacaaggtggatcctaagccttggcttacccaccaattccttctcagtcacttacattttcagtcctgtgtgctttcaattcagtttttttttcttgcctttttttcttgcactttgaagccttttgtgcactgaagtcagtgcacaaactcacctctgcccttggcttccaagccttggttcttgtctgttttccttgctgctgtggttcttTACTAGGTTCTTTCCTTGCTGTGGttccttgctgctgtggttcttgtctgtatgccatattgctttgccttgcatcatcactacacactttagctaggaagacttcttgtatgctcctctccctgtggacaaacccccactcatcactatattataaatcttgaccttgtatacttgcaagtgttttgtgtgcttcccattttcacaccacggttggcttggcatggtggggccaaggcaaatggcgcggacggcttggcatagtggggccaagggtttggcacggacggcttggcatggtggggccaaggcaaggtgcggttggcttggcatggtggggccaagggtttggcattccattggcgcatggtgcggctagcatggttggggcgaaggcaaggtgcggttggcttggcatggtggggccaaggaaaatggcgcagatggcttggcatagtggtgcggctggcatggttggcatgccttggcgcggagatgtggttggcacggtttgccattggtgcagtggtgcggctggcatggttggcatgccttggcccggagatgttgctggcacggttttccattggcacagtggtgcggctggcatggttggcatgctttggcacggtagcatgagaattagggtttggcatagatgatgtcggtcaatgctaagggtccttccgtggaacatgacacataaaaaaaggtaccctggtaattcttacgtaggcatgctgatcgattcaataaatgtgctaatggtcatagtgacgtcatgttagatgtgcggttttacgattttaaccctaagctaaaaaccaccatcaacaacaggttgtgcatttgaatcaatcaatttgaaaatccaacctttggttgttgattgaaattgattgatacttgaacattggtctttggtaccgttcaagtgttttctcttgttttcaattagactcgcaaatttctatttgcttgagtaagtattgaatcgagaaagagagatacaactctttgatatactttattaagattgagtctagttgattctcttgaaagtatattagagttagtccatacagattgttaatcgaaatattgggtgtggtttcaTTTATTATATTTTAATCTTCCAATATTTATTTAGAAAATGGGAATAAAAAGGATTTTGAAACCCAGATGGCGATGGATATGCCAATGTAGTTCTTTAAAATCATTAAATCATAGAATCCAAACCAAGTGGAAGTCATCGGCCATCCAAAACTTAAATGATACTACAGGAAAACAAATGATACATAAACAACTATCAAACATAACTAATTGTGAAGCATCATTTAGCTAGATGGATACCACCTACTAGTCCATTTTACTCTTTTTGCTGTGATGCTTCTTTTTAAATTGTTAATTCTATTAAACATGCTGGATGTGCTCTAATACATCGTGATTTTGCAAGAAACTTCATCAATCAAGATGTGAGTACGCCAATGATCTCTTAAATGATGAAGCAGCGCAATGCGAGGGACTTCTACATGCAATGAAGTATGCAGAAGAGTTGGCATTTCAATTTGCTTGTTTTGAAATGGAATCAGAGTTAGTTATCAAAGCAGTTAATGGAGACATCCAGCACACTGCGTGGGAAAATCATTCTATGATATTAGATATGAAACACATTCTCGCAATGCTTCCAGACTGAATATGCAAATATATAAGTATGAAAGTAAATCTGACAGCTGATAAGCTGGCAAAACATGCTAGAGTTTTCAATGTTCCTTAAGTTTGGTTTGAATATCCTCCAAATTTTATTACAAGTGCAATATTGGAGGATATAGACAGTGTAGTTTCTTCGAGTTATAATCAATAATAATCCcctattttgcatcaaaaaaataataatcatagAAAGCAAAAATAATACCATATTaaaaatgatatattttacaAGTTAATATATAACCAATTTATCTTTTCGAATTCATATTTCTAAAATATATTATACATGCACTTATGCCGTTCCTAATCATTTTAAAATCACGAATTTTTGACCGAATAGTGGATCGGATTTACATTTCGTCAAAACGAATAATACTAGCATATTTGCAGCCCGGACGACAAACTTTTTCCCTATCCCtgtatcccgaattgctaactaagaGTTTGAGTATATCTAATATCTCATACCCCTTGAGATACCTTGTAACCTTGAGATATATCATAGACGTTACAGGAGGTTTTTTGTTTTAACAGCTATTCTAGAAATGCTAAAGCTGGTGAGCAGTCTGATATCTTTGACATAGGTGTGGTTTTGGAAAATGTTAGCTGTCGAAAACACGACCAGATCGTACCATGTTGTAGAAAATTAACGCCATTCTAGTCGGACACCGTGTAAATGCTATGAACAATTGAGGCCCTGAGCTAACAAGTACACCATCTTAGTAGGCACATAGGTCTGACAACAGACCAACTTTCTCTCCAAGTAAAGGCAAACCAGATGTCCAGCTCAGACGCATAGTATCCATTCCCTCTCTGCATTCAATTGCTCACGATATGATATTTTAACGATAAAATGCAACCCAGAGGATGCCTTGCACGTGAAAATAAAAGACAATGAAAGAACATAAAGTCTTAAAAGTTTAAATGTTACCGACACGTTGTTAGGACACAAAATCACTTTCCCAGCCAGTAGTAGTTAAACTAGTTCAACCGGTATATACCTTTCGAACGTACAATAGGAACGGGTCATAACCGGTCGTGTACCTGACATTTCACTTATTGGTTTTACTCACCTACTACAGAGCGCTTAATAAATTATGTAAGTGAGATGATAACGTGTAAACTTTATGACGAAAGATCATACTTGAATTTGATTTTAACCTTGAGATTGCAACAAGTGATGTAGACCCGTTGGACTAGTGTAGTAGACTTGGATGCACACTTGTCTTATTCTGGTTGGATGTTCACCGCGAATTGAGTTCGAGTTATGTCTTATTCGACATTTTTCTTTCCATTAGCAACTACTTATGAACAAGCCATTGATGGTCTTTTGTCTTTCTCAATCAAATGACTTGTTAAGGCTGCTCAATACCCTTATTTACGAAACTATCCTTTCCTCTCCATTTTACGCGGATTCTCAAATGACAAGTTAATAATCCTAAGAAGCCTTTGTGGCGACCAGCTTACGTGATAGTGATTTGTACGAACAGGAAAATGCATAACACTAGGAACCTATGATGGATGGATTGATGGACGGTACTGAGATAATATTCGAAACGTTTTTTTATCCCGTTTTCTGTTTTGCGATCATGGTCCCCTTAAATTCCTCTATATATGGGTACGGTGTTTCCAGTGGGGATAATAAAGAAAGCTGTCAATAATTTACCATTCTAAGGGTGTATTTGACCATCTTTCAATGATATTTAGTGTCAACTATTAATTTCTCATTGATGAGATGCCAACAACAAATTTCCACTAATAATTCTCACCTTACCTCTTTAACGTTGTTACGgtaaatttttttaaaataataattttgggacggaaaaaaattattattttaaagaaaatattattttagCCAGAAAAAATTTAACCTGTACAAGTATAATTGGGACaaaagatttttattattttaacgagttattttaagaaagttttattgtatttcttttATGCATGCATAATTTATTTGGGGTGACGGGTAGCTAAAGCCTAAAACCCTTAAATACAACACAATCTAATGGCTGTCAGGGTGATAAACTTTAACCATTAATGAATTAATTCATCTACCCATTTTGCACCTTCATTAGCAAGTAACCAAATTATTATCTCGCGAGAGGGGAGGTTTATGGTATTATCGTAATAACGTTGAAAACGAATGTCAAGGTCATACTGATAAAGTTCACTAGACATTTCAGGTACGAATTGAGCATTATTTTAATGTAAGCTCCCTTTTCTATTTTCCTTAATTTGGCGGGTATAAAAACGATCTGACGGAAAAAGATCCCAAAATGTAGTGAGAGAGAGTGTGAAACCAAAGAAccagaagagagagagagagagaaagaaaaagaagtactGAAACTCAAAACTCAAactcaaaacaacaacaaattcgTAGTAtcttcaacacattttcatcTCTCTTCAACTTTGATCATCAGATCTTCTGTTCATACTAAGTATTTTCATATTTTTACTCTTCTACCCTCTTTCTCTCTTCAATTTCCTCTGTTTTGATATACATATTTTACTGTACATTTGTGCAAATTCTCACTTAAATATAtagaaaaaaaatggagagatTTGGTAAAAATCAACTTATTATGGAATCCGATCCACAATTCGGATGGAACTCTTCTTCTATTCAACTTTCTCAAACCTCTAGTCTTGATGGTAAGTAGCAACTCTTTAGTCTCTTTACTTTCCCTTTCACAttttgattctgatttttttgttttattttagggtttttgtataATAATGTGATTAAATTGAGgtttttgtttggttgtttgggtttgagtttgagtttgatcttgttgtttgttgtttggaCATGCAGTAGCGATGTTACAGTTGAGATTGGGTAACCAGGAATCATCCTACCCAGAACGACCTGCTGAGCCAAACTGTGTTTACTATATGCGTACAGGCTTTTGTGGTTATGGTGACAGGTGTCGTTATAATCATCCACGCGATCGTAGTAGTTTGGTAACTTCTCGATTGATTGAATGTCGTTATTACCTAGTTAGTTCAATGTTGGTGGTGTTTTTTAAGGGATTTAATGTCAGCTTGTAATGTAGTTTACCCCAATTTATGTGAGTTTTTGGCAAATTTGTATGCGTTTCATATGCTTGTTGACTGTTGTGTCAGGTTTAACACCAAGCAGTTGTTCTTTTGTTTGTATTTGATTTAACTTTGTTGATTTGCTTCACCATGTGTACATTTTACTCTACTGTATTTGGAATACATGTGTTGAATATGTTGACTGAATTTTTTATGACATTACGAAGGTTGTGGGAGCTGTAAGACAAGGAGGGGAGTATCCACAGCGGGAGGGACAGCCTGTTTGTGAGGTACTTTCTAGTCTAGTCGCTTCTATTTACTTCTAACTATAGCTACTGATGACTTCGAGATATGATTATAGTTAGATCTTAGATTATCGGTATTttgattcatttttatttttaacggATTGAAGGTTTGGCTCCTTATTGGACTGCTTATGTTACTGTTCGTTATTTCAGTTTTATATGAAGACAGGCACTTGCAAATTTGGTGTGTATTGCAAGTACCACCATCCGAGAACTGGAGCTGGTACCATGATCCCTGCGGCATTAAATTATTATGGTTACCCAATTAGACCGGTTAGAATTCCGTGCTTACTTCCGAAATTTTTAGTTACACTTGCAATAATTTAATTGTTGCTATCTAGGTAGTAGTTTTTCAATTAAGCTCGTAATACTGACTGCTTATATTACACCAACAGGGTGAGACAGAGTGTTCATATTATATGAAGACGGGGCAATGCAAGTTTGGTTTAGCATGTAAATTCCATCATCCAAATCCAGCTGGTGTTTCTATGCTTGCACCTGCACCTGCACCTGCTCTTGCACCTGCACCTACATTTTATCCCATGGTGCAGTCTCCTTCAGTTCCTTCTCAGCCTTATGGAGGGGTGCCTACCAGCTGGCAAGTTCCAAGACCTACTCTTTTATCTGGTTCATATGTACAAGGAGCTTATGCGCCTATGTTGCTCCCACCAGCAATGGTTCCTGTCTCCGGTTGGAGTCCTTATCGGGTACATGCATAAACGCCTCTTCTCTCTCTATATCTCTGCATTTGATATTCTTTAAAATAATTTATAAACTTCCAGAAAATGATGATTAGTTTTAGGCGCTTGCTTGGTTAATTGTATTAGGTTGGCAAATATGACTTGATGTTGTATTACCAGGAATTACTTTCAAATCTGACTGTGAGATCACTTACTTTGCACAGGCACCTTTAAGCCCAGTGGCATCTCCTGGTACTCAACCTACTGTCAGAGCAGGTCCACTTTATGGGGTAGCACAGCTATCTTCTTCTGCAACAGAATATGTGGGGCCTTATCGACCACTCCCATGCCTGGCTGTTTCTTTAAGCAGTAGCATGAAAGAGCGCATGTTTCCAGAAAGGCCCGGTGAACCTGAATGTCAATACTACATGAGAACGGGAGATTGTAAATTTGGAACCTCGTGCAAATACCATCATCCTCCAGATTGGGCCGCACCGGAAACAAACTCTGGTTTAAGCACAATGGGTCTTCCTTTGCGCCCGGTATGCATTTAGTTACCTAATCCTTTATATCATCTGTATTGGAAGGTAGAGTTTGTGTTTATCTTTCTTGATTTTGATTATGCCATAACATTTCTAGTTGAAAGTTGCAACCTTGTTTAAAGCATAGTACAAAGTTTTGGTCATTATCTTCTTACTCTACAATCATTTCGATCACGTAGCTCAAGTATAGCTGATGTACATATCTTCGTGTTAGTTTGGTCAAAGGTAAGAAGTTATTAAGACAGTTTATAAGTGGTTAGattatcaaaatttatttattttgatcagTTTAGTTTCATTTGCTGGGTAAATCTAAGGTTTACCAACCAATAGTTTGTAGTCTGAATGAACACCTTCTAAAGAAAAGACCCCTATCGTAAAATGCGAAAAGGAGATCCCCTGTTCAACTGTTCAATATCGTCTTCCACCATAGAGTCCATGGCTTGGTGAGAACCAAGAAGCCAGTCCTTCAGAAATTGTACAGGTTCTTTGGTGTGTGATCCACATCTAAAATTTGTCTTGATTCTTGTGCATATGCCAAAGGGGGTCTATCTTGTTATAGAGCACCAAGTGTTATATTTTATTGCTAGTCTGAAATCATCTGAAGTTTTACCCCCTTGTCTCCAGTTAATGGATGGAACAATTGGTAGTAATCTACTGATTCACCAGGGTAGTGGTGAAGTTTTTAGCACACTACAAAATATAGCCTATCCATTGAATTCTTCAGTTGTGTTGCAAAAACTTTTCTGTTATCACTTGTGTGTCTATGCATGATACTCGATCTTTGTTTTCATCAAATTCTTATGCAGTGATGCCTTTGATGTCATTGACCTGAGATGTGAGCAGGAAAATGCGCATATGTTTAGTGATTATCAGCACGGTGCACTTTTTTTACCTAAACACTTTGCATCTCTGCTGTAAACTTGCACATAATTTGTCTGTTAAACCCTTTTTCTCCGCTATTGTGAGTGTGAACTGTGAGCTGGCTTGTATATCTCTCATATATGCCCCCCTTTTTTTTCCCACCTGATAACTCAACGTCTGTTCTCCAGATTTTACTAAGTTTTGCAATAAGTCAATGATGGTTAGCTCAAAACACTCTTCTTATCATTTATCTGGAATGTTTCTCGTCTGTCACTGCTGATAGATGTTCTGCACCCTATCTATATAACGACTGATTTTCTTACATTGGTTAGCAGGGGGCTTCACCTTGCACCTTCTATATGCAACATGGTATATGCAAGTTCGGGCCAACATGCAAATTTGATCACCCCATGGAGATGTTGAGCTATAGATCATCTGCACCTGCTCTTGTTGACATGCCAGTTTCTCCTTACCCAGTCTGCTCTTCACTAGCTACCCCTGCTCCCCCTTCCTCGTCATCAGAATTCCAGCCTGAGTTTATTACAGGCTCCCACATCTCTTATTCGACTAGATTACCATCTTCTATTAACTCTACTGGTTTAGTTGGTTCAATGTTCTCAAAGAGTGGACCTGTTCTCCCACATCTCTTTTTCGGTCGGAGTCCTCCTGTTCCTTCACGTGTTAATATTGGAGGCGACGTTCGTAGTTCAAACTGATTAAATATATGAAAACCCCATTCAACAGTCATCTTTAGGTCCAATTTTTTGAACATTATCTCACTATTGTCTTGTTTCGTACCCACAATATAACTTTCATCTCTTCAGGTATTTCTACATTTCTGTCTGTCATCTATGTTCATACCATCTTTTCCTTCATACACAAACTTTATCATCTCCAGTAATGTGTTGTAGCTACGCATGAAAAGGTATATCAATTCCATACAGTCCTTTCATCTTCCTTGATTACTAATACATAGATCTTCAACCCGCATTGCCCTCGGCCTTTCTGCATTCTTCAGAATCAACCACAGTTCCATAATGCTTGCTCGAAACACATTAAACTCCCCTCTAAATCATGTAGGAACAGGCTTCCAATTTTGTTGCTCAGTGATTGTCATCTTGACTTAACAcacacaccccccccccccccccccccacccaacCTTCTCCTTGTCTTTTGGTATATGGATTTATTCTTCAGACGAGGGGTTACACAATGCAATCTATTCTTCAGTACTAGGAAGATGGATCTCTTTTAGTTTTTATTTGGAGTTTATTCTCCCAATCTCTCTGAccttgtttttaatttttatccATGGAAATATGGACCTTGTCTTACAAAGATAATGCTTATTGCAAAGATTTCCCAATGTCCTTCTTGGCTCCTACAATCCAAATCCTGATTTCAATCCTAGAATGGATTAAACTTTGGCAAGAATATATTTTCACCAGAATCAGCCATGGACAAGTTCCATATGAGTGTACAGTCAGTCTCCTTAACTATTGTTTGTCTGCTTCTGTTCATATCTTCATTGGTGACTATTGTTCTAAGACGCTTTTTATGTCTCTAATAGTATTGCATTGGTGGCACTTAACCCGTTCCTTCTAAATGGCTAAAACATGTCTGTGTTGCCCAATTAAACTCACACCTCATGGCTATACCTCATATTATAAAAATGGTCCCCCCAACAACCAGGACTATGCCTGCACGCTCCATCTATCTATACAAGAAAGTGGTTCATTTTTCTAATGCCTATTAGGTTAACTTATAATGACCATGATTAAAGATTTAAATTGGTAGTAGAAATCATGTTTAGACAACTTAATCTAAACTTTCAATCATCAAATCCATTTGACTCGTTTCTTTTCTGCACATCCCTGGGTCCAATCTTTTTTTACAAGTTATTTTATATCGGGATTTCCATGATCGATTCTACTTGAATGATGATCGATGTGAATTTTACGTATAATTATTTAATTGTATTCGGTAGAAATCCATTGAAAATCGATCACAGCTGCCTCAATACTCATTTCTTAATTGCATATGGCTGGACCAGGACATATCACTTGATCAAAGTAGCCCCTAACCTTAAGCAATGATCACAGCTGCATCAATACTCCACTTGATCTCATACAGGGCCGGTCCTGAGTTTTTATTGCCCCGAAgtcgacaattttttttttgccccCATTACTATATTTATCTTTTCACACTGCGGGTGTGCTTATACTAACAAgaactcttctttccattttgagACCCTAATGCTATTTTTTTTAAGTGAAGGCAGTGCAGTAAACAAGAATTATGATGGGTGAAtactatttttgcatttcacatTATAATCCAAATTCAATTACCACAAACCTGGTAACGTCTAGTTTAGTTTGTATAGATAGTAGTAACATAATGAGATGTAGTCCAATTCAACTCCAAAATTTATAACCAAAAACTCAAACTAATCTAAAATTGATGGCCTAAAAAATTACCAAACATCgatgatcatttttttttcctatgATACAACAATAATCAAAGTAAAGTACAAGAGAATTCGCATATACAAGAATTCAAAAGAGGAATGGGAAATTAAAATGAGAATTATGATCCAACaataatcatagtaaaatgaGAATTAGAATAGGTTTACACAACTTTACTCCTAAATCCTAATAATATCTCCTATTTGGTATGGATTATTTAGCTTTACTCCTAAATCCTAGTAACAACTCCTATCTCGTATGGATTATTTAATGTAACGGGTAAGAAAACTTTCATTTAAGCACCAaaactaggggtgtcaacgggtccgggtcctcccgggtatcactagacccggaccctacttataaaggtcggatccgggtcctaacggttccgggtccggttcctacacttgtggacccagaatcggacccgtttaaatacccgggtacccattgggtctaagaaaaatattaaaaaaacctcaaaaacttaatatttgtctctttttggcttggatttaaataacttttatacaatttattattatttcttatatgtactaaataaagattaaatgtaagagaaaaatttaaaacgagtaaaatatcaaagctaaaactagcaaaaacatgaataaaagtatgaataaacgggtacccgatacccgcgggtacccaaggggtattacccgtttggatccgtttagattcgggtccaatcgggtaattacccgtcgggtcctaagttgctaatgggtctaactttaggacccggaaccggacccaagtctaccgaatccggttccggttccgggtaatgggtacccattgacagccctaaccaAAACTACACAATTCAGTCTTACTTATTAGTATATTACATAATCTAAGAATAAGCCCCTGAAAATGATTGAATTATGATGCATACCCAAAATGCAAAGCAATTTTTTTGTTGCCTCCTAGGCCTTGTTGCCTGAAAGTGGGGCTTTCCCTGCTTACCCTATTGGCCCGGCCCTGTCCCATATTAACAAATTTAAATGAACGAACTAAATGCATTTCATGCTCGAGCTATATGGACATACCCAACAACCTACTTCCTTTTTCTCTCATACAACAGCATCATCCAATATGTACTCCCGCTCATCAGGTAATAGCTGTTTAATTTttccggaaaatgggtcatttgtccaaaaaatcttaaaacatggtttaaatggacgagtaaaaattagtatgggtgaaatggacacaaaaaaaatagcaaggatgaaactggattcatcgcggcttaaacttaaaaaataacaaggatgaaactggatgcatcctgatataaactaaaaataagaaaaaatatttgaaaatgggtaggatgatactggttacatcctggctatttttatatttttgtccatttgaacagtatctttttaatttttgtccatttaaacagtatcaaaatgtacaaatctttttcacccagaaattgttgattgtggtctttttaaccaattttgtgttaatttGCAACCTCATTCGCATTATGTATGTAACTAGCCCTTGCAGTTCGCAAAAGAGTCGAATTTCCCTTTGCCTACAATTGGAGCATGAAGCACGGTTAGGAAACAAACTAAAATC
This DNA window, taken from Papaver somniferum cultivar HN1 chromosome 3, ASM357369v1, whole genome shotgun sequence, encodes the following:
- the LOC113357495 gene encoding zinc finger CCCH domain-containing protein 32-like isoform X2 gives rise to the protein MERFGKNQLIMESDPQFGWNSSSIQLSQTSSLDVAMLQLRLGNQESSYPERPAEPNCVYYMRTGFCGYGDRCRYNHPRDRSSLVVGAVRQGGEYPQREGQPVCEFYMKTGTCKFGVYCKYHHPRTGAGTMIPAALNYYGYPIRPGETECSYYMKTGQCKFGLACKFHHPNPAGVSMLAPAPAPALAPAPTFYPMVQSPSVPSQPYGGVPTSWQVPRPTLLSGSYVQGAYAPMLLPPAMVPVSGWSPYRAPLSPVASPGTQPTVRAGPLYGVAQLSSSATEYVGPYRPLPCLAVSLSSSMKERMFPERPGEPECQYYMRTGDCKFGTSCKYHHPPDWAAPETNSGLSTMGLPLRPGASPCTFYMQHGICKFGPTCKFDHPMEMLSYRSSAPALVDMPVSPYPVCSSLATPAPPSSSSEFQPEFITGSHISYSTRLPSSINSTGLVGSMFSKSGPVLPHLFFGRSPPVPSRVNIGGDVRSSN
- the LOC113357495 gene encoding zinc finger CCCH domain-containing protein 32-like isoform X1; this encodes MERFGKNQLIMESDPQFGWNSSSIQLSQTSSLDVAMLQLRLGNQESSYPERPAEPNCVYYMRTGFCGYGDRCRYNHPRDRSSLVVGAVRQGGEYPQREGQPVCEFYMKTGTCKFGVYCKYHHPRTGAGTMIPAALNYYGYPIRPGETECSYYMKTGQCKFGLACKFHHPNPAGVSMLAPAPAPALAPAPTFYPMVQSPSVPSQPYGGVPTSWQVPRPTLLSGSYVQGAYAPMLLPPAMVPVSGWSPYRAPLSPVASPGTQPTVRAGPLYGVAQLSSSATEYVGPYRPLPCLAVSLSSSMKERMFPERPGEPECQYYMRTGDCKFGTSCKYHHPPDWAAPETNSGLSTMGLPLRPQGASPCTFYMQHGICKFGPTCKFDHPMEMLSYRSSAPALVDMPVSPYPVCSSLATPAPPSSSSEFQPEFITGSHISYSTRLPSSINSTGLVGSMFSKSGPVLPHLFFGRSPPVPSRVNIGGDVRSSN